One Bosea sp. 685 DNA segment encodes these proteins:
- a CDS encoding RsmB/NOP family class I SAM-dependent RNA methyltransferase: protein MVKQADLSPELNETTAQTGEPVPGLPARRLAATLIDEVLKARLALDETYERLAPTFGLDAADAALARAIAITAFRRLGTIQHAINARLERGSPRNSGPFEPILVAAAAQILFLDVPDHAAVDLAIRHLHEDARSSRYVSLGNALLRRLARERDAILSEALDPFLDTPEWLAESWIESYGEETAAAIAASHRDEPPLDISVKDDAAGWAGKLDGLLLPTGSVRLRERQSITGLPGFDEGAWWVQDAAAALPVRLLAPKPGERIADLCAAPGGKTAQLAAAGAHVTAVDRSGPRLRRLRANLERLGLSAEIVTKDAALWQAEPFDAVLLDAPCSATGTIRRHPDVAWTKTPEDRDKLAALQARLLEAAARLTKPGGRLIYCTCSLEPQEGEQQIEIFLAENPDFKRSPITADEIGGVDGAIDRHGDLRTLPHQLKHDGPRLSGWAGFYACRLIRREPDDIK from the coding sequence ATGGTCAAGCAAGCAGATCTGAGCCCGGAACTGAACGAGACCACGGCGCAGACAGGCGAGCCCGTGCCGGGCCTGCCGGCGCGCCGCCTCGCCGCGACGCTGATCGACGAGGTGCTAAAAGCCCGGCTGGCGCTGGACGAGACCTATGAGCGGCTCGCGCCGACATTCGGGCTCGATGCTGCCGACGCCGCGCTGGCGCGCGCCATCGCGATCACCGCCTTCCGCCGCCTCGGCACGATCCAGCATGCGATCAATGCCAGGCTCGAACGCGGCAGCCCGCGCAATTCCGGCCCCTTCGAGCCGATCCTCGTCGCAGCGGCAGCCCAAATCCTCTTCCTCGACGTGCCCGACCATGCCGCCGTCGATCTCGCCATCCGCCATCTCCATGAGGATGCGCGCTCCTCGCGCTATGTCTCGCTCGGCAATGCTCTGCTGCGCCGGCTCGCCCGCGAGCGCGACGCCATCCTCAGCGAGGCGCTCGACCCTTTCCTCGACACGCCGGAATGGCTCGCCGAGAGCTGGATCGAGAGCTATGGCGAAGAGACCGCCGCCGCCATCGCCGCCAGCCATCGCGACGAACCGCCGCTCGACATCAGCGTCAAGGACGACGCGGCCGGCTGGGCCGGGAAGCTCGATGGACTCCTGCTGCCGACCGGCTCGGTCCGCCTGCGCGAACGCCAGAGCATCACCGGCCTGCCCGGCTTCGATGAAGGCGCCTGGTGGGTGCAGGACGCCGCGGCCGCCCTGCCGGTTCGCCTGCTGGCGCCCAAGCCCGGCGAGCGCATCGCCGATCTCTGCGCCGCACCTGGCGGCAAGACCGCCCAGCTCGCCGCGGCCGGCGCCCATGTCACCGCCGTCGATCGTTCGGGGCCACGCCTGCGCCGCCTCAGGGCCAATCTGGAGCGGCTCGGGCTCTCGGCCGAGATCGTCACCAAGGACGCAGCACTCTGGCAGGCGGAGCCTTTCGACGCCGTCCTGCTCGATGCACCCTGCAGCGCCACCGGCACGATCCGCCGCCATCCCGACGTCGCCTGGACCAAGACGCCGGAAGACCGCGACAAGCTCGCCGCATTGCAGGCGCGCCTGCTGGAAGCCGCCGCGCGCCTGACCAAGCCCGGCGGACGCCTGATCTACTGCACCTGCTCGCTCGAGCCGCAGGAGGGCGAACAGCAGATCGAGATTTTCCTGGCGGAGAATCCGGATTTCAAGCGCTCACCCATCACAGCCGACGAGATCGGCGGTGTGGACGGCGCGATCGACCGCCACGGCGATCTGCGGACCCTGCCGCACCAGTTGAAACATGACGGTCCACGTCTGTCGGGATGGGCGGGATTTTACGCATGCCGCCTGATCAGGCGAGAGCCGGATGACATCAAATAG
- the htpX gene encoding zinc metalloprotease HtpX — MNYVRTFMLMAGLTALFAVVGYLLGGPGGMLVALAVAAATNLFSYWNSDRLALAAHNAQEVDEASAPELYGMVRDLAARADMPMPRVYLIQEDQPNAFATGRNPQNAAVAATTGILRALSYEELAGVMAHELAHIKNHDTLTMTITATMAGAISSLTTLGMFFGSRENRPGLLVQILISVLAPLAAMVIQMAISRSREYEADRLGGEIAGNPTWLADALAKIAGGVAHIPNETAEAKPATAHMFIINPLSGRGMDSLFSTHPDTGNRIAALMEQARAKGLGTMGVGATSGFTSQASQSPWNSDRTPGPWG, encoded by the coding sequence ATGAACTACGTCCGCACCTTCATGCTGATGGCTGGCCTCACCGCGCTCTTCGCCGTGGTCGGCTATCTGCTGGGCGGCCCGGGCGGCATGCTGGTGGCGCTCGCCGTCGCGGCTGCGACCAATCTCTTCAGCTACTGGAATTCCGACAGGCTGGCGCTCGCCGCCCATAATGCGCAGGAGGTCGATGAGGCGAGTGCGCCCGAGCTCTATGGCATGGTCCGCGACCTCGCCGCCCGCGCCGACATGCCGATGCCGCGCGTCTATCTGATCCAGGAAGACCAGCCCAACGCCTTCGCCACCGGCCGCAATCCGCAAAACGCCGCCGTCGCCGCGACGACCGGGATCCTGCGCGCGCTGAGCTATGAGGAGCTGGCCGGCGTGATGGCGCATGAGCTCGCCCACATCAAGAATCACGACACGCTGACCATGACGATCACCGCGACCATGGCCGGCGCGATCTCCTCGCTCACCACCCTCGGCATGTTCTTCGGCTCGCGCGAGAACCGCCCAGGCTTGCTCGTCCAGATCCTGATTTCAGTGCTCGCACCGCTTGCCGCCATGGTGATCCAGATGGCGATCTCGCGCTCGCGCGAATACGAGGCCGACCGGCTCGGCGGCGAAATCGCCGGTAATCCGACCTGGCTGGCGGACGCTCTGGCCAAGATCGCGGGCGGCGTCGCGCATATTCCCAACGAGACGGCGGAGGCGAAGCCTGCTACGGCGCACATGTTCATCATCAATCCCCTGAGCGGACGCGGCATGGATTCCCTCTTTTCGACCCACCCCGACACCGGCAATCGCATTGCCGCTCTGATGGAGCAGGCCCGCGCCAAAGGCCTCGGCACAATGGGCGTCGGCGCCACCAGTGGCTTCACCAGCCAGGCCAGCCAGAGCCCCTGGAACAGCGACCGCACACCCGGTCCCTGGGGCTGA
- a CDS encoding DUF1674 domain-containing protein — translation MTEKPVDQLPAAAQEAAPAKPLSPAAQRALTEAEARRAAIDAHAAEVAGDKEINGRGGLEPARYNDWEVKGIASDF, via the coding sequence ATGACCGAAAAGCCCGTCGACCAGCTCCCCGCCGCTGCGCAGGAAGCCGCGCCAGCCAAGCCGCTTTCGCCGGCGGCGCAGCGCGCCCTTACTGAGGCTGAGGCGCGGCGCGCCGCGATCGACGCCCATGCGGCCGAAGTCGCGGGGGACAAGGAGATCAATGGCCGCGGCGGCCTGGAGCCGGCGCGCTACAATGATTGGGAGGTGAAGGGGATCGCGAGCGATTTCTGA
- a CDS encoding class I SAM-dependent methyltransferase codes for MNSDDKRLAALRRLLTEAHQKLGLKLGFRLWDGSHVPADWPQSGLGIGIRDPGVVAALLRKPKLDTLLNLHVTDRISLLNGSIFDLAAARPEGKVGRLARGISKAAAFDVVRRFLFAPGEAPSAVAHIKGDEIARDGAPATNKANIAYHYDVSNAFYRLFLDEEMVYTCAYFTEDHGDLDRAQRDKLDMICRKLRLKPGDRLLDIGCGWGALICHAAQHYGVEAHGVTLAEEQLALAREKVARLGLEGKVTLHLKDFTEMEGEFDKISSIGMFEHVGIANHPAYFKAVNRLLRPRGLYLHHTISRRAKKTEKAFNKMPAEYRALVRYIFPGGELDHLGMSIANLERNGFEVHDVEGWREHYQRTTRLWWERLEARKAEAEAEIGPERTRMWLLYLAGCSLAFERGGALVNQTLVSKRRKGASGLPLTREDLYRQ; via the coding sequence ATGAACAGCGACGACAAGCGCCTCGCCGCGTTGCGGCGGCTTTTGACCGAGGCGCATCAGAAACTCGGGCTCAAGCTCGGCTTCCGGCTCTGGGATGGCTCGCATGTGCCGGCCGACTGGCCGCAGAGCGGGCTGGGAATCGGTATCCGCGACCCTGGCGTCGTCGCCGCTCTGCTGCGCAAGCCCAAGCTCGACACGCTGCTGAACCTCCACGTCACTGACCGGATTTCGCTGCTCAACGGCTCGATCTTCGATCTCGCCGCTGCTCGCCCAGAGGGCAAGGTCGGCAGGCTGGCGCGCGGCATTTCGAAGGCGGCCGCCTTCGACGTCGTCCGCCGCTTCCTGTTTGCGCCGGGTGAAGCGCCGAGCGCCGTGGCCCATATCAAGGGCGATGAGATCGCCCGCGATGGCGCGCCCGCCACCAACAAGGCCAATATCGCCTATCACTACGACGTCTCGAATGCCTTCTACCGGCTCTTCCTCGATGAGGAGATGGTCTACACCTGCGCCTATTTCACGGAGGATCATGGCGATCTCGACCGCGCCCAGCGCGACAAGCTCGACATGATCTGCCGCAAGCTGCGGCTGAAACCCGGCGACCGCCTGCTCGATATCGGCTGCGGCTGGGGCGCGCTGATCTGCCATGCCGCGCAGCATTACGGTGTCGAGGCGCATGGCGTGACGCTGGCCGAGGAGCAATTGGCCCTGGCGCGCGAGAAGGTGGCGCGGCTCGGCCTCGAGGGGAAGGTCACGCTCCATCTCAAGGATTTCACAGAGATGGAGGGCGAGTTCGACAAGATCTCGTCGATCGGTATGTTCGAGCATGTCGGCATCGCCAACCACCCGGCCTATTTCAAGGCGGTGAACCGGCTCCTGCGCCCGCGCGGCTTGTATCTGCACCACACCATCTCGCGCCGCGCCAAGAAGACCGAGAAGGCCTTCAACAAGATGCCGGCGGAATACCGCGCTCTGGTGCGCTACATCTTCCCCGGCGGTGAGCTCGACCATCTCGGCATGTCGATCGCCAATCTCGAGCGTAACGGCTTCGAGGTGCATGATGTCGAGGGCTGGCGCGAGCACTACCAGCGCACGACGCGGCTCTGGTGGGAACGGCTGGAGGCCCGCAAGGCCGAGGCCGAGGCCGAGATCGGTCCTGAGCGCACCCGGATGTGGCTGCTTTATCTCGCCGGCTGCTCGCTGGCATTCGAGCGCGGCGGCGCGCTGGTCAACCAGACGCTGGTCTCCAAACGCCGCAAGGGCGCCTCGGGACTGCCGTTGACGCGTGAGGATCTGTATAGGCAGTAG
- a CDS encoding DUF2853 family protein yields MDHLADVKKFAKKPLNEAAFAGMSKSYALVMGKPDTRYVACSDPAELDRVRENFLKKKLGLKTADLDASIKATCEHMKADKTKSRLTFYYLLAEHYGKLDLFVKK; encoded by the coding sequence ATGGATCATCTCGCTGACGTCAAGAAATTCGCCAAGAAGCCGCTCAATGAGGCGGCCTTTGCCGGAATGTCGAAATCCTACGCCCTCGTCATGGGCAAGCCCGACACGCGCTACGTCGCCTGCTCCGACCCAGCCGAGCTGGATCGCGTTCGCGAGAATTTCCTGAAGAAGAAGCTCGGCCTGAAGACCGCCGATCTCGATGCCTCGATCAAGGCGACATGCGAGCACATGAAGGCCGACAAGACCAAGTCGCGCCTGACCTTCTACTATCTGCTGGCCGAGCATTACGGAAAGCTGGATCTCTTCGTGAAGAAGTAA
- a CDS encoding 2-hydroxyacid dehydrogenase: MKPTILMAPRMPARLVERLQERYVLLGPMEHSTPDALPEGAEAAQALLTMGSLTTDATLIDALPKLGLISCYGTGIEGVDRACAKARGIKLSNAADANATSVAEFAMGLLLASARRIGAAERFVRAGRWQGNSVQRMANVPGLAGRKLGIYGLGAIGARVASRAAAFDMTIGYHNRSQRRELPYLYHDSLLGLASWADVLIVAVRASIETRHAINAQVLRALGPEGHLINISRGIAVDEEALCEALETNLIAGAALDVYEHEPQVPDRLKVLENVVLTPHIAANAESAQIAQQDLLLGNLEAYFAGKPLLSPVVL; the protein is encoded by the coding sequence ATGAAACCGACGATCCTGATGGCGCCGCGCATGCCCGCGCGCCTCGTCGAGCGCTTGCAGGAGCGTTATGTGCTGCTGGGCCCGATGGAGCATTCCACGCCCGACGCCTTGCCGGAGGGCGCCGAGGCCGCGCAGGCGCTGCTCACCATGGGATCGCTGACCACCGACGCCACGCTGATCGATGCGCTGCCGAAGCTCGGACTGATCTCCTGTTACGGCACCGGCATCGAGGGCGTGGACCGGGCCTGTGCGAAGGCGCGCGGCATCAAGCTGAGCAACGCCGCCGACGCCAATGCGACGAGCGTCGCCGAATTCGCCATGGGCCTGCTGCTGGCCTCCGCTCGCCGGATCGGCGCCGCAGAGCGTTTCGTGCGGGCCGGGCGCTGGCAGGGCAATTCGGTCCAGCGCATGGCCAATGTGCCGGGTTTGGCCGGGCGCAAGCTCGGGATCTATGGGCTGGGAGCCATCGGCGCCCGCGTCGCCAGCCGCGCGGCCGCCTTCGACATGACGATCGGCTATCACAACCGCTCGCAGCGGCGCGAGCTGCCCTATCTCTATCACGACAGCCTGCTTGGGCTCGCAAGCTGGGCCGATGTCCTGATCGTTGCGGTGCGCGCCAGCATCGAGACCCGCCACGCCATCAATGCGCAGGTGCTGCGCGCGCTTGGGCCGGAGGGCCATCTCATCAACATCTCGCGCGGTATCGCGGTCGATGAGGAGGCTCTGTGCGAGGCCCTGGAGACCAATCTGATCGCGGGTGCGGCGCTGGATGTCTATGAGCACGAGCCGCAGGTGCCCGACCGGCTCAAGGTGCTCGAGAACGTCGTGCTGACGCCGCATATCGCCGCCAATGCGGAATCGGCGCAGATCGCCCAGCAGGATCTGCTGCTTGGCAATCTGGAGGCCTATTTCGCGGGCAAGCCGCTGCTCTCGCCGGTCGTGCTGTAA
- a CDS encoding L,D-transpeptidase, which produces MSLLFIAFASRSALARELVEAPDARYLPGTIVIHTAERRLYFVNAPGTAIRYQIAVGKAGKQWRGVKYVEELQVDPAWSPPASVKHDNPRLPDVIPGGSPRNPMGARVIGLGPGGEYAIHGTNMPKTIGTFASYGCFRMHNEDVVDLYQRVRMGTPVVVLP; this is translated from the coding sequence ATGTCGCTGCTCTTCATCGCCTTCGCCAGCCGGTCCGCGCTGGCGCGCGAGCTCGTCGAGGCGCCCGATGCGCGCTATCTGCCCGGCACGATCGTGATCCACACGGCCGAGCGCCGGCTCTATTTCGTCAACGCGCCGGGCACCGCGATCCGCTACCAGATCGCCGTCGGCAAGGCCGGCAAGCAATGGCGCGGCGTCAAATATGTCGAGGAATTGCAGGTCGATCCGGCCTGGAGCCCGCCCGCCTCGGTCAAGCACGACAATCCGCGCCTGCCCGACGTCATCCCCGGCGGCTCGCCACGCAACCCGATGGGCGCGCGCGTCATCGGGCTCGGGCCGGGCGGCGAATATGCAATCCACGGCACCAACATGCCCAAGACGATCGGCACCTTCGCCTCCTATGGCTGCTTTCGCATGCATAACGAGGATGTCGTCGATCTCTACCAGCGCGTCCGCATGGGCACGCCCGTCGTCGTCCTGCCGTAG
- a CDS encoding aminotransferase yields the protein MAGTGNWTRHFSRFRGAAPERINLAAHSHHDWPDVTFAAQGMAWLDAAQRAGDKWDVVFGEVIPAVQAGIARHLALPDPATIAFAPNTHEFLCRLLSCLPEDGLPRILTTGAEFHTARRQLSRLAEEGLIVLDDIPAEPLASLHERLKTAIAAGGHDLIYLSQVLFNSGATSGDLAALVGAVPSPETFIAIDGYHGYLALPTELSAITERAFYIAGGYKYAMAGEGSCFMHCPPGFGPRPRDTGWFAAFGALAAPAGSTVGYPTDGGRFLGATFDPSGLYRMRAVLDWMEGEALDAQRIHEHAIALMQRFLAGLDALDLPGLARDAIITPLHDPAGHGNFLAFRTPAAGAFEAALAKLGIATDHRGDVLRFGFGLALSESDIDAALERMKVLRS from the coding sequence ATGGCAGGAACCGGGAACTGGACGCGCCACTTCTCGCGCTTTCGCGGCGCCGCTCCTGAACGCATCAACCTCGCCGCGCACAGCCATCATGACTGGCCTGACGTCACCTTCGCGGCGCAGGGGATGGCGTGGCTGGATGCGGCACAGCGTGCCGGCGATAAATGGGATGTCGTCTTCGGCGAGGTCATTCCGGCAGTCCAGGCCGGCATCGCCCGGCATCTTGCTTTGCCCGATCCGGCGACGATCGCCTTTGCGCCCAACACGCATGAATTCCTGTGCCGCCTGCTCTCCTGCCTGCCGGAGGACGGGCTGCCCCGCATATTGACCACCGGAGCGGAGTTCCACACCGCGCGGCGGCAGCTATCGCGGCTGGCCGAAGAGGGGCTGATCGTGCTGGACGACATCCCGGCCGAGCCCCTGGCGAGCCTGCATGAGCGGCTCAAGACGGCGATCGCAGCCGGCGGGCACGACCTGATCTATCTCAGCCAGGTGCTGTTCAATTCCGGCGCGACCAGCGGCGATCTCGCAGCCCTCGTCGGTGCCGTGCCTTCACCCGAGACATTCATCGCCATCGACGGCTATCATGGCTATCTCGCGCTGCCGACAGAGCTCTCCGCCATCACTGAGCGCGCCTTCTACATCGCCGGCGGCTACAAATACGCCATGGCCGGCGAGGGCAGCTGCTTCATGCACTGCCCGCCGGGCTTCGGTCCGCGCCCACGCGACACCGGCTGGTTCGCAGCTTTCGGAGCGCTCGCAGCGCCGGCCGGCAGCACCGTCGGCTACCCCACTGACGGCGGGCGCTTCCTCGGCGCGACCTTCGACCCGTCTGGCCTCTACCGCATGCGCGCCGTGCTCGACTGGATGGAAGGAGAGGCTCTCGACGCCCAGCGCATCCACGAGCATGCGATTGCCCTGATGCAGCGCTTCCTCGCCGGGCTCGATGCGCTGGACCTCCCCGGGCTCGCCCGCGACGCGATCATCACGCCGCTGCATGACCCCGCCGGTCACGGCAATTTCCTGGCCTTCAGGACGCCAGCCGCCGGCGCATTTGAGGCCGCATTGGCGAAGCTCGGCATCGCCACCGACCACCGAGGCGACGTGCTGCGTTTCGGCTTCGGCCTGGCGCTGTCGGAAAGCGACATCGACGCCGCGCTGGAGCGGATGAAGGTGCTGCGGAGCTGA
- a CDS encoding tryptophan 2,3-dioxygenase family protein — protein sequence MSETPRRLSYGSYLQVDRLLSCQEPESLKTGVPAHDEMLFIIVHQAYELWFRQILHELDRIQADFAARTVADEHLGRINAGLSRIHEILKLLVGQLDVLETMTPAGFLEFRDLLTPASGFQSVQFRLIEARLGLHDDARIRIDEQSMRERLAPEDRDKLSADTNPSLLSQLDAWLARTPFVALGDYSFRESYRAAVIAALQRDASSISADPALPEPQRQADAAAIEQALARFRALFEPDATTSTWRMSARAIEAALFISLYRDMPVLQLPFRLLQALMDIDESLTLWRLRHALMVERMIGVRPGTGGSSGSGYLKATAEKHRIFIDLFHLSTYLLGPRDLPALPDALRQRMGFSYGAA from the coding sequence ATGTCGGAAACGCCCCGCAGACTGTCCTATGGCAGCTATCTCCAGGTCGACCGGCTGCTCTCCTGCCAGGAGCCGGAAAGCCTGAAGACCGGCGTGCCGGCTCATGACGAGATGCTCTTCATCATCGTCCACCAGGCCTATGAGCTCTGGTTTCGGCAGATCCTGCACGAGCTCGACCGGATCCAGGCCGATTTCGCGGCGCGCACGGTCGCCGACGAGCATCTCGGCCGCATCAATGCCGGGCTCAGCCGTATCCACGAGATCCTGAAGCTGCTGGTCGGGCAGCTCGACGTGCTGGAGACGATGACGCCGGCGGGCTTCCTCGAATTCCGCGACCTGCTGACGCCGGCCTCGGGCTTCCAGTCGGTGCAGTTTCGATTAATCGAGGCGCGGCTCGGCTTGCATGACGACGCCCGCATCCGCATCGACGAGCAGAGCATGCGCGAGCGGCTCGCGCCGGAAGACCGCGACAAGCTGAGCGCGGACACAAATCCCTCGCTGCTCTCCCAGCTCGACGCCTGGCTGGCGCGCACGCCCTTCGTGGCGCTGGGCGACTACAGCTTTCGCGAGAGCTACCGGGCCGCGGTGATCGCCGCGTTGCAGCGCGACGCCAGCAGCATCAGCGCAGACCCTGCTTTGCCCGAGCCGCAGCGGCAGGCCGACGCGGCCGCGATCGAGCAGGCTCTCGCGCGCTTCCGGGCCCTGTTCGAGCCCGACGCCACGACGTCGACCTGGCGGATGTCGGCCCGCGCCATCGAAGCGGCCCTGTTCATCTCGCTCTATCGCGACATGCCGGTGCTGCAACTGCCCTTCCGGCTGCTGCAGGCGCTGATGGACATCGACGAGAGCCTGACGCTCTGGCGCCTGCGCCATGCTTTGATGGTCGAGCGCATGATCGGCGTCAGGCCCGGCACCGGCGGCTCGTCGGGCTCCGGCTATCTCAAGGCGACGGCGGAGAAGCACCGCATCTTCATCGATCTCTTCCACCTCTCGACCTATCTGCTCGGCCCGCGCGACCTGCCGGCCCTGCCCGACGCCTTGCGGCAGCGCATGGGCTTCAGCTACGGGGCGGCCTGA
- a CDS encoding DUF1684 domain-containing protein encodes MTARAMALSAPAPSVADFTRFSTLQDWRRQIADLYAAIRTLPPQTGWRQWRAVRDRLFREHPQSPLTAKGRAEFTGIACFPYDPALRFEVGLVPAVDGETIPVEAGKDGAMGLVPYALTDGLAGPLGRELTLYWIAGYGGGTFLPFGDASNGCDTFTGGRYLLDTIKSADLGAMPDGRLILDFNFAYYPSCAYSEAWVCPLSPRENRLAVPIRGGERDRID; translated from the coding sequence ATGACTGCACGCGCCATGGCTTTGTCCGCTCCCGCTCCTTCCGTGGCTGATTTCACGCGCTTCAGCACGCTGCAGGATTGGCGGCGGCAGATCGCCGATCTCTATGCGGCGATACGGACGCTGCCGCCGCAGACCGGCTGGCGGCAGTGGCGGGCGGTGCGCGACAGGCTGTTTCGCGAGCATCCGCAATCGCCCCTGACGGCGAAGGGCCGTGCCGAATTCACCGGCATCGCCTGCTTTCCCTACGATCCGGCCCTGCGTTTCGAGGTTGGCCTCGTGCCTGCCGTCGATGGCGAGACGATTCCGGTCGAGGCCGGCAAGGATGGGGCGATGGGGCTCGTTCCCTATGCGCTGACCGACGGTTTGGCGGGGCCGCTCGGCCGGGAGCTGACGCTGTATTGGATTGCGGGCTATGGCGGCGGCACCTTCCTGCCCTTTGGCGATGCGAGCAATGGCTGCGACACATTTACTGGCGGTCGCTATCTGCTCGACACGATCAAGAGCGCCGATCTTGGCGCGATGCCGGACGGCCGGCTGATCCTCGATTTCAATTTCGCCTACTACCCGTCCTGCGCCTATTCGGAAGCCTGGGTCTGTCCGCTCTCTCCGCGCGAGAACCGCCTTGCCGTGCCGATTCGCGGGGGCGAGCGCGATCGTATCGATTGA
- a CDS encoding fused DSP-PTPase phosphatase/NAD kinase-like protein: MLNRLRPDEDRYARRMARIARWDRPIGGKADRLRAWANMLLVDHGIFRLAYLNAHRVTPQLWRAAQPAPGQIAKFAREGVKTIVNLRGGREHGSWPLQREACERHGIALVDFVLRSRGAPERETILGAKAFFASLQEPALVHCKSGADRAGFFAALYLLIHEERPLDEAMKQLSLRYGHFRFAKTGILDAFFEAYRREGHAKAMPFLDWVAKDYDPERLERDFKPGFLSSLIADRLIRRE, encoded by the coding sequence TTGCTGAACCGCCTGCGCCCCGACGAGGACCGTTATGCGCGCCGCATGGCTCGCATCGCGCGCTGGGACCGGCCGATCGGCGGCAAGGCCGACCGCCTGCGCGCCTGGGCCAATATGCTGCTGGTCGATCACGGCATCTTCCGGCTCGCCTATCTCAATGCCCATCGCGTCACGCCACAGCTCTGGCGCGCGGCCCAGCCCGCGCCGGGCCAGATCGCGAAATTCGCCCGCGAAGGCGTCAAGACCATCGTCAATCTGCGCGGCGGGCGCGAGCACGGCTCCTGGCCGTTGCAGCGCGAGGCCTGCGAGCGCCACGGCATCGCCCTCGTCGACTTCGTCCTGCGCTCGCGCGGCGCGCCCGAACGCGAAACCATCCTGGGCGCCAAGGCCTTCTTCGCCTCGCTGCAGGAACCGGCGCTGGTGCACTGCAAGTCCGGCGCCGACCGTGCCGGCTTCTTCGCGGCACTCTACCTGCTGATCCATGAGGAACGGCCGCTCGACGAGGCCATGAAGCAGCTCTCGCTGCGCTACGGCCATTTCCGCTTCGCCAAGACCGGGATTCTCGACGCCTTCTTCGAGGCCTATCGCCGCGAGGGCCACGCCAAGGCTATGCCCTTCCTCGACTGGGTCGCGAAAGACTATGACCCCGAGCGGCTGGAGCGCGACTTCAAGCCGGGCTTCCTGTCCTCGCTGATCGCCGACAGGCTGATCCGGCGGGAATAG
- a CDS encoding pentapeptide repeat-containing protein has protein sequence MDTPSPTRSIAEVALTRPAVQALATEGPALLVGCDIEGVDLAGLGLAGWVFERCLLRRTSFKGARLDGSRWSGCRGAFADFSGSTLTEAVLQASDFNNASFRRSLLASAAFRGCKLTGADVSEAKTLGASFEETLLVAAKLPGFSFRKMRLQRLDLGQADLRKADFREAVLEDCSLRDANLTGARFEGADLRGADLGGLRLGDAALFRGATISRQQAGQMLAELGLKVS, from the coding sequence ATGGACACACCCTCGCCCACACGATCGATCGCCGAGGTGGCGCTGACCCGCCCGGCCGTCCAGGCGCTGGCGACGGAAGGGCCGGCGCTGCTCGTCGGCTGCGATATCGAGGGCGTCGATCTCGCTGGTCTCGGGCTGGCTGGCTGGGTTTTTGAGCGCTGCCTGCTGCGCCGGACCAGCTTCAAGGGTGCGCGCCTCGACGGCTCGCGCTGGTCGGGCTGTCGGGGGGCTTTCGCCGATTTCAGCGGGAGCACCCTGACCGAAGCGGTCTTGCAGGCGAGCGACTTCAACAATGCGAGCTTTCGGCGCTCGCTGCTGGCCTCCGCGGCTTTCCGAGGTTGCAAGCTGACGGGCGCAGATGTGTCCGAGGCCAAGACATTGGGGGCCAGCTTCGAGGAGACGCTGCTGGTTGCCGCGAAGCTGCCGGGTTTTTCCTTCCGGAAGATGCGGCTGCAGCGGCTCGATCTCGGCCAGGCCGATCTCAGGAAAGCCGATTTTCGCGAAGCGGTGCTGGAGGATTGCAGCCTGCGCGACGCCAACCTGACCGGCGCCCGTTTTGAGGGGGCCGATTTGCGCGGCGCGGATCTCGGCGGCTTGCGGCTCGGCGATGCCGCGTTGTTCCGGGGCGCGACGATTTCACGGCAGCAGGCCGGGCAGATGTTGGCCGAACTCGGCCTCAAGGTGAGCTGA